In the Granulosicoccus antarcticus IMCC3135 genome, ATATCAATCACGAGCGAGCAGTATAGTTATACTTTTTATTACACTCGGCGAGAATTGAAGTTAGGGGTCGTGAAATAATTAACTATACTTTTCGGTTGGTCCTGCGCCTGCCCGGCAAGGCGTGAGGAGGGCGAATAGCGGGCTATTCAACCGATAAACAACGCAGAAGGGCAGGATGCAGGGGCGACTGAAAAGTATAGTTTATTGTTTCACGACCCCTTACTCGTTCCGGCAAAGCAAAAAGCCCCGTCAATGGCGGGGCTCTTCGTATTTCAGCGTTAATGCGGAGGTCATGACAGACCTCAGGGCACGCGACGTATTCGCTTCAGGCTTAACGTACTCACATCAGGCTTATCCAACCACTACTGGAAAGGTTCGATTCGGCTGAATGGCAACGATGGAAGTGTGATTAAGCGACGATAGTGGCTTCGGTAGCTGCCCGTAGTTCGTCTTCAGTGACGCCTTCGGCACATTCAACAATACGCAGCCCACCTTCTACGACATCCAGAACACCCAGGTTGGTAATGATTCGATCAACCACGGATTTACCGGTCAGCGGCAGTGTGCATTCCTTCAAAAGCTTGCTATCGCCATGCTTGCTGGTGTGGTCCATTACGACAACAACTCGGCCAACACCTGCAACCAGATCCATTGCGCCGCCCATGCCTTTAACCAGCTTGCCCGGAATCATCCAGTTGGCAAGATCACCGTTTTCAGCCACTTCCATTGCGCCAAGTATAGCCATGGCGATTTTGCCGCCCCGGATCATGCCAAAGCTCTGCGCGCTGTCAAAATAGGCGGTTTGAGGCAGTTCGGTGATCGTCTGTTTGCCTGCATTGATCAAATCAGCATCGATTTGATCTTCGGTTGGGAAAGGCCCCATACCCAGCATGCCGTTTTCTGACTGCAGTGTGACCTCAACACCTTCCGGGATGTAGTTTGATACCAGTGTCGGAATACCGATGCCAAGGTTCACGTACCAGCCGTTTTGCAGTTCCTGCCCGGCACGAGCAGCCATCTGATTGCGATCCCAAGCCATTATGCAGTCCTCACTGTACGTTGTTCGATCCGTTTTTCATGCTCACCCTGAACAATGCGGTGCACGTATATGCCCGGCAAGTGAATGCTGTCCGGATCAAGTGAACCTGTTGGAACAATTTCTTCGACTTCAACAACACAGATCTTGCCGCACATGGCCGCCGGCGGGTTGAAATTGCGTGCTGTCTTGCGGAATACCAGGTTACCGGTTGCATCTGCTTTCCATGCCTTGACGATGGCCAGATCGGCAAAGATGCCTTCTTCCAGGATGTAGGTTTCACCGTTGAAGTCTTTGTGTTCCTTGCCTTCCGCGATGACGGTACCAACACCGGTTTTGGTGTAGAAACCAGGAATACCACAACCCGCTGAACGCATACGTTCGGCCAGAGTGCCCTGGGGATTGAATTCCAGCTCGAGTTCGCCTGACAGGTACTGGCGCATGAACTCGGCGTTTTCGCCCACGTAAGAAGAGATCATCTTCTTCACTTGCTTGGTTTGCAGCAGGATTCCGATACCGAAATCATCAACACCGGCGTTATTGGAAGCAAAGGTCAGGTCTTTGGTACCCGCATCCTTTATTGCACCCAGTAGCAGCTCTGGAATTCCACAAAGGCCGAAACCCCCGGCGGCAATGAGCATGCCATCTTGCAAAACTCCGTCAAGAGCCTCTGCGGCACTGCCATACACTTTATTCATGCTGCGACCTTTCTCGGTTCAAGGATATCTTAACGTCTGATCATGCAGAAAAATCTGACTAGCACGAAGAACGAGCGTACGTCAAGATTCGTCTGTGCCAAACAGTTGATGCACTATCTTCACATAATAACTGAAGAATTCACAATCTGCAGGCCAGAATGTGCTTGTGAGGCTATATGGGGATGCCCTATCTATCAGTGCCTGACATCGTTCGATAGGACTCTCTTACCTCACGGACTTGGATGCTGGGTCTGGTACCCGCACGCATTGGACAGGCCGATACTGAATTATCAGGGTTCTACCTACAGGTTTTGATCAGATGAAATGTGAGGACTCCGTGTTGATATGTCGTTAGATAGCAGTTACCGTTGTCGCGCTGAACCACTCGCCTTCCTTGACCTGCATCAAGCTTCGAAAGGTATTCTTCGGTAACAGTTCAAGCTGGTTAATATGAAGATCGAGGGAGATCACAATGCGCTTTAGTCAAGTCAAAGAACTGGTGAGCTGGGCGGCTGACTATCACGCCCAACTAGCCAGTTCTTATACCGTGTTGGCAGCCGGACCAGTTAGTCAACGAGTCAGCATGGCGCTTCGCTATCTCGCAGAGCATGAGCGTGCCATGCAAGCGAGTCTGGCGCAGTACCTGAATGATGACAGTGAGCATCACGGCGTACTGGATACCTGGTTTGACGATGCGACTGATTTTCCACACGTACTGGTACTCAACCGCCTGTCTAAGGGCATGTCTAGCGTTGATATGCAAACAGTCCTATCCATGGCGCT is a window encoding:
- a CDS encoding 3-oxoacid CoA-transferase subunit B, with protein sequence MAWDRNQMAARAGQELQNGWYVNLGIGIPTLVSNYIPEGVEVTLQSENGMLGMGPFPTEDQIDADLINAGKQTITELPQTAYFDSAQSFGMIRGGKIAMAILGAMEVAENGDLANWMIPGKLVKGMGGAMDLVAGVGRVVVVMDHTSKHGDSKLLKECTLPLTGKSVVDRIITNLGVLDVVEGGLRIVECAEGVTEDELRAATEATIVA
- a CDS encoding CoA transferase subunit A, translating into MNKVYGSAAEALDGVLQDGMLIAAGGFGLCGIPELLLGAIKDAGTKDLTFASNNAGVDDFGIGILLQTKQVKKMISSYVGENAEFMRQYLSGELELEFNPQGTLAERMRSAGCGIPGFYTKTGVGTVIAEGKEHKDFNGETYILEEGIFADLAIVKAWKADATGNLVFRKTARNFNPPAAMCGKICVVEVEEIVPTGSLDPDSIHLPGIYVHRIVQGEHEKRIEQRTVRTA